The following is a genomic window from Pectobacterium carotovorum.
AAGCAGGAGCTGAAGCGCGAGTTTAACATCGCTGACGCGATCGTTACGCTGAAGCCCAATGCTTAACGTGTGAGCAGGCAGCCTTATTGGCTGTCGTGATGCTGTGCGACAGTGACGATGGTTAGTGCGTTGAAGACAGTGTGGCAAGAAACTGCGTCATATCCGTCAGGATCGCCCCACGTTGTACCATTTCCCGCAATGCAGATTCGCTGTCATCGGGCAAAAGATTAACCCCGCGACAGCCGTCCACCAATACTTCCGTGTGATAACCCAGCGCAATGGCATCCAACACGCTGAACTTAACACAATAATCTGTCGCCAGCCCCAGAATGGTCAAATGGGTGATGTGGTTGGCGTGTAGCCACGCATCCAACTCGGTTTTAAGCCGATGTCCGTTATCGAAAAAAGCGCTATAGCTATCGATCTCTGGCTGAGTCCCTTTTTGTACGATCCACTGAATGGCTGACTGATTAAGTGCTGGATGAAAATCAGCTCCGGCGGTTCCCTGTACGCAGTGAACCGGCCACCAGATCTGCGGCCATCCATTTAACTCGCCGATTTCTCCAACCTTGGTATTCGCATTAACGGCAAAGCTACCGTGATTCTCGGGGTGCCAATCCTGACTGGCGATCACGGTAACGTCAGCGACCACGCAGGCCTCAATCGCACGGTTGGCAACCGCAATAACTCGGTCGCCTTCATTAACGGCCAATGCGCCGCCGGGACAAAAATCATTTTGTAAATCAACTAATAGCAATGCTTTTTTCATTACGACTCCGTGATTAACTCAATCTTTATCGCTCAATTCCCCATGCAGGTTCTGCTGCATCAAATGGCGAATTTCATCGGCGCTTAACGCTTGCTGGCTCAATAAGTAATGCAGTTTGGTCAATGCGGCTTCAACGGTCATGTCAAAGCCACTGATCACTCCCGCATGCGCCAGCGCATTACCTGTCGCATAGCCGCCCATGTTCACACGCCCGGAAATACACTGCGTCAGGTTGATGACCACGATGCCGCGCGCGGAGGCTTCACGTAATTCGTGCAGTAAGCCGGGGCTTTGCGGCGCGTTGCCAACGCCATAGGAGCGCAGGATGAGCGCCTTCACCGGCTGGCGAAGGAAATTACTGATGACATCGGCAGAAATGCCGGGATAAATCGTAATCACCCCGATAGGCTGCGGCGTTATGTGGTGCACTTTTAGCGGCGGGCAGTTGTTGCATTCCACGGTGGGCGCCAGCCGACGAATATGGATACCCGCTTCCAGCAGTGGCGGATAATTTGGAGAGGCGAAAGCATCAAAACCATCCGCATGGGCTTTGGTAGTGCGATTGCCGCGTAGCAGTTTGTTATTGAAAAAGAGGGCGACTTCATTAATCGGATGATTAGCCGCAACGTATAGCGCGTTCAGCAGGTTGGTCTGGCCGTCTGAGCGCAATTCCGCCAACGGAATCTGTGACCCTGTCACGATAACCGGCTTGGCAAGATTCTCCAGCATAAACGAGAGCGCAGAGGCGGTGAACGCCATCGTGTCAGTACCATGCAGAATCACGAAACCGTCGTAATCATCGTAGTGATCTTGAATATCGTCCGCGATGGATTGCCAATCCGCTGGCGTCATGTCGGACGAATCGATCAGCGGGTCATATTCATGAATCGTGAACGATGGCATCTCTTCGCGGTGGAATTCAGGCATTTTTGCCAACTGCTGCTGTAAATGACCGGATACCGGTACATAACCATTAGCAGAGCGCTGCATGCCGATGGTGCCGCCTGTATAGGCGACATAAATGGATTTCTTTCGCATGGTGGTATGAGTAAGGAGTAAACCGAGAATTATAGAGGGAAAAACAGCCCGATAATACTATCATAAGCAATGACTATTACCGGGCTTTTAGGGTACATATGGGCTGCTACTGTAAACGCTACCGGACTTCTCCGCAGTTGAGGCAAAATGCGTATCGGTTCTGCGGGTCGTTTAGGTTATTCATGATAGACGGCTGTGACCGCACGGCCTCCGCCAGCTGTGCGACCGGTGCTGGCAACATAGACTGAACGGCAACGGGCAGCAGGGCGTAAACGGAAGCGTTCACCTGATTCAGCATCGTGTCGAGCAGGCCAGGCTGTTCCGCATACCAGTTCAATTGATATTGCCCCAGTTTGGCCAGCTCAGCGGCTTTCTTCACGGCGTCATCAAAATCACCGATCTGATCGACCAGACCATTTTCTTTTGCGTCGCTACCGACCCAGACGTGACCTTGCGCGATCTGATCGATTTGCTCCGGCGTTTTCTTACGTGCCTGTGCCACAATATCGATGAAGTTCTTATAGCCGCGTTCAATACTCAGCTGCATCATCTGCGAGAATTCAGGCGGTAGCGATTTCGTAATCGACAAATCGGCCAGCGGGGAAGTGGCAACGCCATCCGTGTGAACACCAAGGCTTTCCAGCGAGTTCTCGAACGTGGTAATCACGCCAAAAATGCCGATAGACCCTGTTAGTGTACTGGCGCTGGAGATGATCGCGTTTGCTGGCGTTGAGATCCAGTAACCGCCTGATGCCGCCATACCGCCCATGGAGACCACGATCGGTTTGCCTGCAAGGCGAAGCGCCATCAGTTCTGAGCGGATCAACTCCGACGCGGTGACGCTACCGCCGGGGCTATTGACGCGCAGTACCAGCGCTTTGACTTTAGGATCGAGACGTGCGGCACGAATTTGTGCTGCCGTGGTATCGCCACCGACCATTCCCGGTGTTTCCGGCCCGTCAATGATTGCGCCATTGGCAAACACAACCGCAATTTGGTTGTTATTTTGCACCGGCGGTTTGATGGTGTAGTCGTAGATGCTGATGAAATTAAAGTTGTTCTTCTGGCTATTCCAGCCGAATGCTTTAACCAGCGATTGTTCGGTCACGGAACGTGATGCGACTTCATCAACCAGCTTGTTATCCAGTGCATAGCGTGCGGTGTCGCCCTGAACGGCCTGCAAGCCCGCAATGATGCCTGCCGCACCTGGGAAAAGTTGCTGAGGTGTAATCTGGCGGTTAGCGGAAACCGTATTTAAATACTGCTGCCACAGCGCATTGATCCAACGGCCATCGGCATCGCGTGCAGCAGGAGACATATCGTCACGCAGATACGGTTCAACGGCTGACTTATAGGTTCCCACACGGAAGATATTGGTGGTCACTTTCAGCTTGTCGAGCATGGATTTGAAGTAGAGGTTGTTGGTCGCAAAACCGTGCAGATCGACACTGCCTTGTGGCGTCAACGACACCGTATTGGCAAAACTGGCCAAATAATATTGAGACTGATTGTAGCTGTCGCCGACGGCATAAATGGGTTTACCGCTATCGCGGAATTCGCGCAGCGCCTTGCCGATATATTGCAGAGACGGCTGATCGGCACCGGTAAAGTCGCTGAGATCCAGCACCATTCCCGTGATGTTATCGTCACTCTTTGCCTGACGAATACTGTCGACGATATCGAACAGAGAATTTTCCTGACGACGGTTGTTCGATGCACCGAAGAATTCGCGTCCTAATTGACGCAGTTTGTTATTGACGGTGGGTTGATCAACGACCACGCCCGTCAGATCGACCAGTAGCGCACCCTTCGTGGCCACTTCCGGTGTTGTTTTTACCTGTGAGTAGATCCCAACGCCAACCAGAATCAGGGCGATAAGAAAAATATTGAGAATAAATTCTCTGATAAAATTAAGCAGACGCCATGTCCACTTAAAAAATCCGCTAAAAATTCGCCACAATGTGCGCATGATATCTCCATGAACGGGTAAACAACGTGTGCTCTACGTCCTTCAACTCGCCCTCTGGCAAGTGATGAAGCACAAGGAGTGATAGTATCCTAATGAGCGGGCAGTAAAAAGTCAGCATTAAATCGCCGCGGAAGCGCACCCTGTCGGGGTTATCTTGTAACAAAACTTCTACTTGTGCTAACGTGGCGCGCAACGTTGCCGTACAGTCGTTTCTACCGTAGAAATAGCGTGTATTGCAGAAATTATATTGCCAGACAGGAGATGTGCGATGGATGCTCTTGAATTGCTATTGAATCGTCGTTCGGCCTCGCGCCTGACCGCGCCGGCACCGACGGGTGACGCATTGAATAACATTATCCACGCGGGTATGCGTGCGCCGGATCATGGTGCCATGCAGCCGTGGCGCTTTTTTATGATCGAAAATGACGGTCTGGATCGTTTTAGTGCGCTGCTGACCCGTGCGGCGCAGCAGGAAGGCTTGGACGACGCCGGGATTGATAAAGCGCGTCAGGCACCTTATCGCGCTCCGCTGATTATCACCGTTGTCGCACATTGTGAAGAGAACCCGAAAGTCCCGCTATGGGAGCAAATTGTCTCCGCAGGCTGTGCGGTTCAGGCCATGCAGATGGCGGCACTGGCGCAGGGCTTTAACGGTATCTGGCGTAGCGGCGCCTGGACGCACAATGCGCTGGTGCGTGAAGCGTTCAACTGTCGTGAACAGGATGAAATTGTTGGTTTCCTTTATCTGGGGACGCCGCAGCTCAAAGCCTCAACGACGGTCACGCCGCTTGATACCGACACGTTTGTTCACTACTTCTGATCGTCATCTTTTGAAAAATATCGACTTCCCACCCGTTTTACAGTGCGCTTTCCCGCGAGTTACGCGGGAAATGTCCAGCCTGTGTGCGATAGGGTGAATAATGCGACTTTTTATTGCCGAAAAGCCCAGCCTTGCGCGGGCGATTGCAGACGTGTTACCCAAACCGCATCGACGCGGCGACGGCTTTATTGCCTGCGGTCAGAATGATGTCGTGACGTGGTGCGTGGGGCACCTGCTGGAGCAGGCGCAGCCGGATGTTTATGATGCGCGCTATGCACGGTGGTCACTTGCCGATTTACCTATCATCCCACAAAAATGGTTGCTGCAACCGCGTCCCTCGGTCAGCAAGCAGTTGAACACCATTAAAAAACTCCTGAATGATGCCAACGAAGTGATCCACGCGGGAGACCCCGATCGTGAAGGGCAACTGCTGGTGGATGAGGTGCTGGAATATTTGTCTCTTCCGGAAGAGAAACGCCAGCAGGTGCGTCGCTGTCTGATCAACGACCTCAACCCGCAAGCGGTGGAGCGCGCGGTTTCTCGTCTGCGTGAGAATAGAGAGTTCATTCCCTTGTGCGTGTCGGCACTGGCGCGTTCCCGTGCGGATTGGCTCTACGGCATTAACATGACCCGCGCCTATACGATATTAGGACGCAATGCCGGCTATGACGGCGTGCTGTCGGTTGGCCGTGTGCAAACGCCGGTGCTGGGGCTGGTGGTGCGGCGGGATGAAGAGATAGAAAATTTCGTCCCCAAAGACTACTTTGAAGTGAAAGCCCACATCGTGACGCCTGCCGATGAGCGCTTTGTCGCGCTCTGGCAGCCCAGCGAATCCTGTGAACCGTATCAGGATGAAGAAGGGCGCTTATTGCATCGTTCTCTGGCGGAACATGTCGTCAAACGTATCGAAGGCCAGCCTGCATTTGTCACTAGCTATAATGATAAACGGGAATCGGAAACTGCACCGTTGCCTTATTCGCTGTCGACGCTACAGATTGAGGCTGCAAAGCGTTTCGGGCTCAGCGCGCAGCAGGTGCTGGACGTGTGCCAGAAGCTCTATGAAACCCATAAGCTGATCACCTACCCGCGTTCTGACTGTCGCTATCTGCCAGAGGAGCATTTTGCCGGGCGTCATGCCGTTTTAAACGCGATATCCGTGCACCAGCCCGACCTGCTGCCACAGCCGGTTATGGATGTGGATCGGCGTAACCGCTGCTGGGACGATGGTAAGGTCGATGCTCACCACGCGATTATTCCCACCGCCCGTAGCGCAAGCGCCTCGCTGACGGAGAATGAGCGTAAAGTGTATGGGTTAGTCGCACGGCAGTACATCATGCAATTCTGCCCGGACGCCGTATTTCGCAAGTGCGTCATTGAACTGGATATTGCGGGTGGTAAATTTATTGCCAAAGCGCGGTTCCTGGCCGAAGCCGGGTGGCGTACGCTGCTGGGCGGTAAAGAACGTGACGAAGAAAACGAAGGCATGCCGCTGCCCGTGGTGGCAAAAGGTGATGAGCTACTGTGTGAACGCGGTGAGGTGGTTGAGCGCCAAACGCAGCCGCCGCGACCGTTTACCGATGCAACGTTGCTATCGGCGATGACGGGTATCGCACGTTTTGTGCAGGATAAAGAACTGAAGAAAATTCTGCGGGCGACCGATGGTTTAGGCACAGAGGCTACGCGAGCAGGTATCATCGAATTATTGTTTAAGCGGACGTTTCTGTTTAAGAAAGCGCGCTATATTCACGCGAGTGAAGCGGGGCGGGCGTTGATTCACTCACTGCCTGCCAGCGCGGCACACCCCGACATGACAGCGCATTGGGAAGCCACGTTGACGCAAATCAGCGAGAAGAAATGCCGCTATCAGGATTTTATGCAACCGCTGACCCATTCCTTACAGGAGTTGATTCAGCAGGCTAAACAAAACGGTGCGGTGAGAGCGTTTAAAGGGCTTTCTGCGCCGCCGTCGGGCACCACAAAACGGCGCAAGCCTCAGACTAAAAAAGCGAAGGAGCAGGAGCAATGAAATCGTTAGTGTCTTTGTGTTTTGCCGGTGTGATGCTGGTGCTGCCCACGCTGGCGCAGGCTAATCGTGGTGGAACGGATATTGTGGTTCCGGTGCCACCGGAAGTGTGGGGGGCCGGGACGACGG
Proteins encoded in this region:
- the pncA gene encoding bifunctional nicotinamidase/pyrazinamidase, with the protein product MKKALLLVDLQNDFCPGGALAVNEGDRVIAVANRAIEACVVADVTVIASQDWHPENHGSFAVNANTKVGEIGELNGWPQIWWPVHCVQGTAGADFHPALNQSAIQWIVQKGTQPEIDSYSAFFDNGHRLKTELDAWLHANHITHLTILGLATDYCVKFSVLDAIALGYHTEVLVDGCRGVNLLPDDSESALREMVQRGAILTDMTQFLATLSSTH
- the ansA gene encoding asparaginase, with product MRKKSIYVAYTGGTIGMQRSANGYVPVSGHLQQQLAKMPEFHREEMPSFTIHEYDPLIDSSDMTPADWQSIADDIQDHYDDYDGFVILHGTDTMAFTASALSFMLENLAKPVIVTGSQIPLAELRSDGQTNLLNALYVAANHPINEVALFFNNKLLRGNRTTKAHADGFDAFASPNYPPLLEAGIHIRRLAPTVECNNCPPLKVHHITPQPIGVITIYPGISADVISNFLRQPVKALILRSYGVGNAPQSPGLLHELREASARGIVVINLTQCISGRVNMGGYATGNALAHAGVISGFDMTVEAALTKLHYLLSQQALSADEIRHLMQQNLHGELSDKD
- the sppA gene encoding signal peptide peptidase SppA; the protein is MRTLWRIFSGFFKWTWRLLNFIREFILNIFLIALILVGVGIYSQVKTTPEVATKGALLVDLTGVVVDQPTVNNKLRQLGREFFGASNNRRQENSLFDIVDSIRQAKSDDNITGMVLDLSDFTGADQPSLQYIGKALREFRDSGKPIYAVGDSYNQSQYYLASFANTVSLTPQGSVDLHGFATNNLYFKSMLDKLKVTTNIFRVGTYKSAVEPYLRDDMSPAARDADGRWINALWQQYLNTVSANRQITPQQLFPGAAGIIAGLQAVQGDTARYALDNKLVDEVASRSVTEQSLVKAFGWNSQKNNFNFISIYDYTIKPPVQNNNQIAVVFANGAIIDGPETPGMVGGDTTAAQIRAARLDPKVKALVLRVNSPGGSVTASELIRSELMALRLAGKPIVVSMGGMAASGGYWISTPANAIISSASTLTGSIGIFGVITTFENSLESLGVHTDGVATSPLADLSITKSLPPEFSQMMQLSIERGYKNFIDIVAQARKKTPEQIDQIAQGHVWVGSDAKENGLVDQIGDFDDAVKKAAELAKLGQYQLNWYAEQPGLLDTMLNQVNASVYALLPVAVQSMLPAPVAQLAEAVRSQPSIMNNLNDPQNRYAFCLNCGEVR
- a CDS encoding NAD(P)H nitroreductase; the encoded protein is MDALELLLNRRSASRLTAPAPTGDALNNIIHAGMRAPDHGAMQPWRFFMIENDGLDRFSALLTRAAQQEGLDDAGIDKARQAPYRAPLIITVVAHCEENPKVPLWEQIVSAGCAVQAMQMAALAQGFNGIWRSGAWTHNALVREAFNCREQDEIVGFLYLGTPQLKASTTVTPLDTDTFVHYF
- a CDS encoding DNA topoisomerase III, with the protein product MRLFIAEKPSLARAIADVLPKPHRRGDGFIACGQNDVVTWCVGHLLEQAQPDVYDARYARWSLADLPIIPQKWLLQPRPSVSKQLNTIKKLLNDANEVIHAGDPDREGQLLVDEVLEYLSLPEEKRQQVRRCLINDLNPQAVERAVSRLRENREFIPLCVSALARSRADWLYGINMTRAYTILGRNAGYDGVLSVGRVQTPVLGLVVRRDEEIENFVPKDYFEVKAHIVTPADERFVALWQPSESCEPYQDEEGRLLHRSLAEHVVKRIEGQPAFVTSYNDKRESETAPLPYSLSTLQIEAAKRFGLSAQQVLDVCQKLYETHKLITYPRSDCRYLPEEHFAGRHAVLNAISVHQPDLLPQPVMDVDRRNRCWDDGKVDAHHAIIPTARSASASLTENERKVYGLVARQYIMQFCPDAVFRKCVIELDIAGGKFIAKARFLAEAGWRTLLGGKERDEENEGMPLPVVAKGDELLCERGEVVERQTQPPRPFTDATLLSAMTGIARFVQDKELKKILRATDGLGTEATRAGIIELLFKRTFLFKKARYIHASEAGRALIHSLPASAAHPDMTAHWEATLTQISEKKCRYQDFMQPLTHSLQELIQQAKQNGAVRAFKGLSAPPSGTTKRRKPQTKKAKEQEQ